The Fusarium falciforme chromosome 10, complete sequence DNA segment ATGGGATGCTACCAGCCACTTGTCGCCGTGATGCAACCTCATcacgagaagaagagaagatatAGTCACTGGCCTGACACGGatgctcgacgacgacgagtggTGTTGGTTCCCGGCCTGCAGACGGGACTCTGATTCCTGCTTTGGGCGTCCTACATTCTCCTGTATTTAATTATCGGCGTTGGCGCTTCATTTTTATTTGTCCTTTTTATACAGTTGGTTGCGGTTTTTGCTTTTGACTTTTTTGAGGTGTCTCTCTTCCCGTTGCACTTTGTGAAGGGAGGAAAAAAACACCAGAAGGGGGAACGATAAAATGGGGATGGATGCTGGGTGTAGTTGGTTGAACTGGAGCGAAAGTCGCAGCGATTCTGGGTTGGATGACCCTGAGTTGAGGCCACCGGTGTGACAGCTCTCTTGAAgggagaggggaggggaggggaggggcttTCCATCAGCACTCTTGGAgattggagatgatgggtgTGGGATGAATAACAAGACTTTAAGATGTTTGCCTTGCCGAGCCGAGAAGAGTGAATGATTTGATGTGACATGCTTTCCATGTGTCCAAAAGCGGCCATGATAGATGATGGGGACCTCGGACTCGAACTCAAAACATATTCATCAGGCCATCAGGGTGAATGATACATCAACTGTTCAGCTGCGTCGACGCAAGTGATCATGAAGTTTACACGAAATCCATCAGCCACACATCAAAATCCGGTACCGAAATCTTGGAGTTTTGACAAAAAGCTGGTCTTTCTGCACGAACCCCACAACGTCATCATTACACACTAAAAACCACCAAATGGCGATCCAAGTTTCGGCAGATCGGCACACGATGTGGTTGCGCGTATTCTCTCAAAAGTCTACGACCAAGGCGGCAGAGCTTTTATGGAAACGGATGCGACTAATCAGCTGGTGTTTTTGGGGTGGAGTTGGCGGTGCGTTTGCATCATCGATTGGGATGTGACGTGGAGGTCATGGGAAGATGGGGATTTATATAGAGGCCTGATCTCGGTGTAGATGAGCGAAGGGTATTGAGACTAGTTGTCGTATCTGATAAAGATAGTACACAATGGTTGTTCAGCACGGAGACGCTCACTACATCCCCAAGGAGCATCGGGTTCACAAGTAAGCTTATGAATCTCCAACTTAACCATCACCACTGACGCCCTCAGACCCGGTGCCTGGCTTCCTGCCGACCACCGCGTGCACCGCGAATACATCCGTCGCGTAAGCAAGCACGCCGACGACAACCCCAAAGACTTGGTACCAGTCCTCCAAGAGTTCAAGGATTTCATCGAAAAGACACCCCGCGTGTACATGTACTTTGTGCAGATGTTTGAAGAGATTCCCCAGAAGCACCCCTACTGCAATGATCCGACGGGCACGCCGCAGATTAGGGACTATGAACACATGTTGCAGGTGTTGAATCATATTCTCACGAGGGCGCCGGAGTGGACGGATGCGGCGGAGAGCGTGGGCATGGTGGGTGTGCCGATGAATGCGATTTTTGACTATCCCATGGGAACGCCGAGGTGAGTTGATGTGAAATTGGAGAAGGACTTGACTGATGAGATGGGGGGTAGTGGCTATGCTGCTTTCTTGGATCCTGATGTGAATCGGATGATCAAGAAGGTTCTCAATGAATGGGGCAAGTTCCTCCAGGTAAGACAGACCTTGATGCTCTTGAGTATAGTTGAGCTAACATTTCAAGACTCCCGAATCGGCCGAGGTTTTGGGAAACCACAGACTGGGCTGGTTTGGCGAGACTGGCCTGGGTgatctcgtcgaggtcgCCAACGCGCCCAAAAAGTCCAACCTCAAATTCGAAGAAATGTATGAGTGCGATCCCTCGGCTACACACTACGGCTTCAAATCCTGGGACGGTAAGTGTACACGCTCACTTGAACGATGCTTTGCTTACGGCGTGTTAAGACTTCTTTACCCGCAAGGTTCGTGATTCGGCTCGTCCGGTCGCGTCGCCCGAGGATGACCTCGTCATTGCGAATTGCTGCGAATCGCGTGTGTACAACATTGAGCGAGATGTGAAGCTGCGTGATCGCTTCTTCGCCAAGGGTCAGCCTTACTCGATCCTCGACATGCTCGCCCACGACCCCTTGGCCGAGAAGTTTGCAGGAGGCACCATTTACCAGGCGTTCCTTTCCGCGCTGTCCTATCACCGCTGGCACTCGCCAGTGTCGGGAACGGTCCGTCGAGCGTTTGTCGAGGAGGGCACGTACTTTAGCGAGCCTCTGTTTGAAGGCGTCGGCGAGCCCGGCGAGACCGAGATTTCGCTGGCGGGATTGTCGCAATCGCAGGGGTACCTCAGTGCCCTCGCTACGAGGGCGATTATCCTGATCGAGGCGGATGAGCCGGCGATTGGGCTGATTGCGTTCATCGGCATCGGCATGGATGAGGTGAGTACGTGTGAGATCACGGTCAAGGAGGGgcagaagatcaagaagggTCAAGAGACGGGCATGTTCCATTTCGGCGGGTCGACACATTGTGTGCTCTTCAGGAAGGGCGTCAAGCTGGAGGGGTTCCCCGAGGTTGGGAGGAAGGAGAATGTGCCTGTCCGTAGCCAGTTGGCGGTTGTCAAGAAGTGAGCTTGTCGCTGAATGGACAGGGCACTATTCTGGGTCGTTTTATACCACGACATAGTCAGGCACATGGAACAAATCGAGGAATCGTACAAGTCATTCAATTAATCGTCAGCTCAGCTCGTTTCACTTATTTCTTCGCATCGTCCTTCATGCCAGCCTGGATCCAAGCCTTCGAagcagcagccttggcctcaatctcctcctcggtcagCTTGTTGGTCTCAAAAGCAGTGTGAGGCGTGGGCACATGGCGACCCGCTTCAAACCCAGGACGCTCCAGGAGCTTGTAGAGCCACTTCTCAAGGTGAGGGAACTCGGAGAGGTCTACGCCAGCCCATTCTGCGAGTTGCGTTAGtggctatattaataggtgAGGGTCAAGAGGGCAAACTTACTGGCACTTGAGACCCAGCCCCAGCAGGAAATGTCGGCGATGGTGACCTTGTCGCCGACGATGTAGCCTGACGACGACTTTTCAAGGTGCGTGTCCAGGGTGCGATACAGGCGGCGTGTCTCGTTGACATAGCGGTTGATGCCATACTCAATCTTTTCCGGAGCGTATCCTAGGGAGGGTCAGAAGAGGCAATTGATGGGGATTGAATGCACGCACGCTTGAAGTGGTTTGCCTGTCCCTGCATGGGTCCCAAACCGCCCATCTGCCACATGAGCTGCATCTTGTTAGCATCGGATCGTTGGTGGACTCTGGTAATTGAGAACTCACCCAGCTCGTCGTCTCCCAATGCTCGCGAGATCCATAAGGATAAGAGACCTTGTGATCCTTATCATAGCGATCAACAAGATACTGCAAGATGGCGCCCGACTCAAAAACGCGAATCTTTTCACCGTTGAGGGTGTCGGTGATGGCGGGGATGCGACCGTTGGGGTTGATCTCGAGGAACCAAGGCTCCTTCTGCTCGTTCTCGCTCATCTTGATGGGGTACACCTTGTagtcgaggccgagctcctcgagcagAATGGAGGCCTTGATGCCATTGGGTGTGCCCACGGTGTAGAGGGTGATGTCTGTCTGCGTCTTGGAAGCCATGTTGAAGAGGTGTTTACCGAGCTGAGCGATGCGTGAAGTCATTGAGCAAATGAATGGGTGCACACAACTGCTTTATATGTAGATCATCCATTGTAAGTGAGGGGTTCCCCTTCCCGAGATACGATTATTCATTCGATTTGGATCCGGCTTAGAAATCCAATAGGAGCCCACATTCTGCTCTTTCCAGGTTCGGATTCGGAGGAATAACTGTGTACAGGCCGTTGCTGCCGATGGCGCCATCTTAGTAATGACGCTCCGAAATCTCCTTGGGGGGGCACGGAGTATTTGGGCCCGAGGGTCCGTGAGATGACTGACTACGTCTGGGACTTCAATGGCTCCTCTTGGAACGTCTATTGTTGTTCATCATCTGGGGCATTTCCTGAACCGACCAACCtcatttttatatcttttggCGCATGAGTTTGTTTCAGCTTTGAAGAGGTCCCTCTGCTCGAATGGCCTTGGTCGGACATCTCATTTGGTAGATTACGGCACGTCGGAGCACAGCACCTTCGACCTTCGAAGACGTAGAGGAGGCTCGATCTTTGGGTCCTTATATTCCATCGTTGTATGAAGCTCGGAAATTGGACCTTGATCAATGCTGAACGAAGGCAAGCTGGCCAAAGCGGGCCTGGTCTGAAGGACGTGATCCTCTGCATGAACGATCTTGTGCTTGGTTGTGGAATCGGGGGGTCCCTTTGAACTCTACAAAAACGTACTGCCTATAGCAAGCTTAGGGCAATGCAGGTTGGGTTCTTCTTGTGGCATCTGCTGTTCTTCTATCGCGGTCTGCTGCAGCTGTCAGCACCTTGACTCGACTTGCCGATTCCGTGTCGTCTTGGAGGCTGTGGGAGGTGTTGCATCAGTAAACAATCTAGCTGCGACTGCAATAAGGCTAACTGTTTTGAGCACCTGTTCGAATTGAACACCCAGTACTCTCCTGCATTGTGACAAAATCGTAGAACGTGAACTGTTTGATCCCCGTTGGCTCGCTGGAAGATGCCGGCCATCCATTGCCGACTTCCGGGGACCAACGACACTCCTCGGATTCGAGTTGGCAATGACCATATGCCAACAAAATTTTGCGCCAGTTTGTTCCCAATGTTTCTAGTACCTAGTCATAAGGTTGGCGAAATACTAGCTCTTGCATACGTTCACGATGTACCCGCGTAAACAGGGGCGACCTGCGTTGTGTTCACGTTGACGAGTGCAGCTACTATCACGCCGCGTTTCCTGGGGAACAATGCAAGTTAAAAGTCTGTCAACCTAAACTCTAGGAGGTTGGTGATCTGGTCCTCGTGCTGTTTGAAGGAGCCTGTGTGTATCTGGCCCTTGACTGACTTGCGTTTATTTAGAGACGTTTGGGACCTGAAGGTTAAGTTCTGCATATGGCAGATTTCTAAAAAGCCAGAACAACCCGTTTGGCCTGATAAGGCGACAATAGGTGGGCGACCATGATTCACTGTCGGATCGTGGAACAATATTTATTGAGGAGTGATGCATCTCGCCCAGATTGTTTTTCTTCCCTCCACTCACCACTTCCATCGAGGAACCACGCTCCCTACTGACCCCCCAAAAACAACTGGGTTTCGATTTGGCTGCCTACCTCTACACATAAGATCCTTTTTGTATCGGTTTTACTCTGACACCTACCTGTCATTATTTACAGTACTCAAAATGGCCCGTATAGGGCTGGACAAGCTGGCACCGGAGCTGATCGAGCTTCTGGTGAAGAACGCATTCGACACGAACAAAGAGCATATGGGAAGAGGCTATGACGTCCCCGAGACCATCAATTTTCATACTTCGTCAGAGAAAGACGCCCAACTCGAACGTTTTCAGGTCTGGGGGGACCTTCTCAACCTGGCCGCCACCTGCAAATATCTGCGTCGCGTCGTCGCTCCCCTTGTCTGCCACTACGACATTGAAAACAACTACACTTCTTCGTTGCTTATTTCGGCCAAGCGGAACAACGTTGCTGGCATTGCCATGGCTTTAAGTCATGGCGCGGACCCCCATATCGGAGATCGGACGACAGCTGTATCGTGGACCTTCGGTGAGCACATCGGCCGCAAGGACTGGAAGGCCCTCAACCTAGAGGACCAAGCTACGCCCCTTCACTGGGCAGCCTTGAATGGCCATATTGAGGCAATGGAACTGCTTCTAAAGCACAACGACGCCAATATCAATCACCGCGTGAGAATCGATACGAGCGTGGCTAGATATCGGAGCATTGGTTGCAGAAGACGCGCGGCGAAGTTCTTGCAGGTTTTCCCCTTCCCGGATAAGCCTGTTCAAGAGGTCACCGCTTATATACGCCACGGTCTATGGGGAGTGGATGACTCCATCTGTTATGAGACGATTGAACAAGGCGCCAATCCTCTTTACTTCGCCCTCTTGGCCGGTAATGTCGAAATGTCCGAGTTTCTTATCAACGCAGGCTCTTCCATGGACACCCATCTTGGCACTGGCACCACCGCTCTGCATCAAGCTTGTCAGAGGGGGAGCGTTGAGCTGGTGAAGCTTGTGCTCGACCACGTCAGCCCCAGAATCGAGGACGCCATGGGGAATACCCCCGTTCACTACCTACCCGATGATGCGCCCGACagagacagcatcatcgacctCCTTTTGGCGAAAAGTGGAGATGCATTCGCAATCGGGCTGGAACATGAGGAAGTGGAGTATGACCAACTGCTCCATGTGTTCCAGAGGAATAGACGTGTAAACATTTGGTTTCATACCAGATTCTACGGAGAAGAGCCACGTGATGATCTGCTTGTCCGGAACGATGGGCAGTGGGGGACGTTCTGGAGGCTGGAAACCGAGAATATGACCGTGGCATCACCAATTTTGTGTGGTGGTCTTGtcgccgaggatgaggacgaggagttggctgaagaagaagacgatgcTCATTTCGAGGAAGTTGGTCGCGAGTGGGACGAAGAAACCGCTTGATCGTTACGACCTAGACGCTGGAAGACGAGCTTGGGACGATGATACTATGAACGACGTGTGGCATCTTGTTTGTTGGACTTTGTACTTTTCGCACTTTTGTTCTGTATAATAATTGCTCCGCATCTTTGAAATCGGGTTTGTTTCTGCCGAGTCGACCAGTAAAGACTCTTAGGTGCACATCACTCTGGAGCCTTCTGCTTCCAAGATTACACCCTCGACTTCTCCTATGCCTTGCCACTGCTGCCGCAAATATCCATCCACCTCTCGACTTCCTCCTGCAACACTGCAATCCCCTCATCCGTCCGCTGCATAAAAGGCTTATCGGCATTCTCCCTCAGGTGCACATGCCAcacctccagcagcagcttgtTGACGTTGAGCTTGACAGCACCTGCGTCGATGCACTGCTTCATGATGTCGGCGCTAAAGTCATTTGTACCGTGGAGCGCCATCAAGGCGCGGCCGCGGATTTGCTTGTCGATTGAGGAGAGGCGCTCAAGGTCTAGCTTGGGTCCTTCGGGAGGGTAGTCGCCGTGGATGTTTCCGACGCTTGGGGCGAGGATGTCGATGCCTGCTTTTAGGAAGTCTTCTACTTCTTCGGGGGTCGTGAAGAGGGCTGTAATTCATGGTTAATGTGGGACTTTAACTGGAGGGGATTGAGCTTGCCTTCGAGGTCACCAGTGTCGGCGATGCCATCTTCGCCGCCATTGATACGGCCACTCTCTGCTTCAACTGCTATACCATGCTCGTGACACAGCTTTGTGAGAGCAGCGGTTTTGGATAAGTTTTCTTCGTGGTCATAGTGGCTCATATCAACCATGATAGAGTCGAATGGAAGGCTAGAGACGACTTTCTTAATCTGCGACACGTCCTGCGCATGATCTAGATGAAGCGAAAGCGGAACAGTGGCAGATTTGATGGCAGCGGATGCAGCCCAGGCCATCGTTGGAAGTTGCTCCAATGTTGATGGGAATAAGAGTAGAATCAATGGAGAGCGCTTGGATTCGGCGGCTCTGACCAGAGCTGTGAGATGCTCGACGTTGTAACTGTCATCCGATGAGCATGAGCTTGGTGGAGAGGGGCAGAACAACTCGCCAGATGGCTGCCAATACCCCATACTTGCCTTTGACGGCATCCTCCAGAATCTGCAGCGTGCGATTCGACTCTTTTAGGGTTCCTGTAGAAGCCATTCTCAAAGCGGCGCCAAAGTAGATTCTGGGATGTTGGATTCAAGTCGCGACTCGTGAGCGACATCACATCGTGGGGTGATGCTGTTGAGATCTCAAGCGGGGCTCTCCGCTAAGCTCGAGATTGGCTATCGTGATGGTCAATCCGATGACCAACCAATAAGTCATGGTTCAAGCTTGACTTGGGGCCAAGTCTCCACTGAGTTCTTTATCAATCAGGGCAACTTTGAGATGCCTCAAAACTGAAGTTGGGAGGCTTCTTAAGTCCTTGGCCTGGGCGCTGTAGGTAGGCTTCAGCTCAACAGACGGATCGGGAAAATAGGACAGCACCTAAGGTCGCGAAGTGCTAAAATAGCATGGAGATGAGAATAAGCAAAGGCCGCGGACACCGTGGACCTACGGTAGCATCATGAGTCTATATACGTTCGACATTTGCTTTTTTCTTTGGTCCTTCATTCTTGCGCGGCCGCTCTGGCTCATGCGATATAATACAATCACGTGCCAAAAGTCTGGAATGGCCTCACGGCAACCCCGCTTTTTGCGAAAGTGACTGAACAATCACTCAATCTTTAACCTCCAGATATCAGGCAAAAATGGCACCTGAAGATCGCTCTTTTGGTACTGAAATAAGCAGAAATCGCGTTTCTAACCATGAATTTACTCCCGAGCAAAGAGCAGCGATGATGGCCGAGCTACGGGCCGGCAAATCTCAGAGCTAAGTTGCGCGCAATTTTGGCACCTCGCAAGGCACGGTCTCAAAGACCAAGAGACGATAGGAAAACCACTAAGACCTACGATCAAGGCCCCGAAAAGGGCGTCCAAAGAAACTCTCAGCTTTGCAGATTGTGAGGATCAATTCATATATTAACCGGCATCGCGATCTCATATGGCAAGAcgtcttaattaagctagaCTTAGATATCTCTATTCGCACCTTAAAGCGCCGTCTTCATAGCCATTAGCGCCGCAAATAGCGGTCAAGAAGACGGATCTTTCTATTAGAAGAAGACGCAAAAGAGAGGCTTAAACACTGCCAATTTTAGGTACATCATCTTAACGATTATATCAAGGTTTAAGGCGTCAAAGATAGAgtctttttcccttcctaATATCCCTCGCAGATCTGCTTCACCGACGAAGTCACAGTTCAAAACGCGCCCAATAACCCTAACGGCTAGGTCTTTCGACGGCCTGATGAGAAGTATAGGAAGGATTTAGTAAATATACAGTCTCATAGAAAGCCTTATCAGTcgattataatatagggaGGCATCGCCGGGGCCAAGAGGATACATATCATCGCTATGACGAGAGATCAACTGGCCAAGAGGAAGGGATATTCATCTTAGAGCTATAGAAAGGCGCTAACAGAAGGTCTCCTTCCTTTCCTCGACGAATTCGAGCTTTTCCAGCAAGACAACGCCCATATTCACATAGCCAAGGGGTCAATAGACTAGCTGCTTTTACATGGGATCCGGCCCATCCACTGGCCGGCACACTCGCCGGATTTAAACCCGATTGAACATATCTAGAAGGCATTAAAGGCCAAGCTGCGAAGGTTATACCCTCAATTTATCAGATTACAAAGTAGCAAGGCCGATAGGAAGTTACTAATTAAATGGATCCAAGAAGCGTGGGAGGCCTTGCCTGACCATCTAATTTTAAAGCTAACGACTTCGGCCCGCAACAGGCTGCGAGCCTGCATCCGGGCGCACGGATGgtatactaaatattaatctacggAATCAGGGCTTCAAAATGGTATAGCTTTTATCTCAATCTGATTTCTATTTATTGCGTAAATGCGGTGTGAAGATGAAGGTTGAAAATGAGGTGTGTAAGTGGTGGGTGGGGCCATTCCAGACTTTTGGCCTTTAATTTTATCTGTCAATAGGAGGAGTCGAATTGGCTCTGATGGAAACACTTGGGGTGTCGGGCTGCTCATCGCCAACGCCTGGTGGAGGATTGTCCTCTGCGTCGTCGGCCAATTCAGCTCCGTAGACATCAGGGTACTTGTTAAAGCACTCTTGCATTGCCCTGGCGTCACATCAGTCGCGGGAACGTACATGTGTATATTTTGGTGGTCGACGTACTTGAACTGGTTGATGCAGTTCATTCCTTTGGGCTCATTGGTCGAGAGCGTGAATAAGCTGAATGCGCTCTTGAACTTCTCTACATATGGGCCGTGGGCCATTCCTCCAAGACAAGAGCAGTCCCAGTTGAACTCGCCCGTCTCGGGGTTGAACGCACCCTACTGACTTTTGTCCTCGGGGACGGACGGACGCATCATTGGTAGCCATGTCACTACGGGCGGCGCCCGATTGGGGCTTGCGGGTCTCGGTAGATTCGAGGTACTTCTCATAGTTTGTCTCGGTGTTGGCTTGGATATGCCTTTTCTTCTCGGTAACGGGGTTTTTGGCAGGGAGGTCGTCGTGCGGGTGGGTGGGAGTCGGTACTATCCAACAGTCAACAATGGCTCCATCAACGTACACCACCAGCAAGCACGTACAGGCAGCCTCTGCAAATACAGGGCTGGTATTGAAGTAGTAGAGAGTGCCAACGGCAAGACTAAGCTGCACTGCTGAGCTCTTCCATGATCGAGTGGGCCTTCGCCGAGTTGCTGTCGATGTGAATCCTCAAGGGGCGACAAAGCGCAAGTTCGTAACTAGAGGGCGCGAGGCTGAGCGGACTGCTGTTAGATACATTTTGAGATGAGAGGTATTGAAAACACACCAGAGAAAGCCATGGACAGGCCCCGAGGTAAAATATGAATGGCAAGTTGGTGGAACAGATGCCCTCGGACTGGGACCGGGTGGTTGGAAATGCCGGCCCCGAGATTTCGGATCAAACAAAGAAGATGCAGTTCCTAGATTCGGCCGAAGAGTTCTGTAAAGTATCGCCTTGGGCATGGCGTTGCCCCTGAGAGTGACATCCCGACTCTTGTCATGGATTTGTTCAGGGGAAAAGTCGGCGAACTTGGCATTAAGAAGCAAGTTTTAAGACGGAGCTTTTGTGCTCGGGGCATAACGGTAGCACATTAAtgtaaagaaaaaaagagcgAAAGCCTCCTTTTTGCAACAAAGTGTTGCCAGGGAGAGGCTTTATCGTTGCCCTTGAATTCTAAACTCGCACAACGAGCAACATTGACATCTATTCTTTTCATATTCTGCTATGACGCGGTGCATCTAATGTCAGGCACGCTTACTTCatactcttatatatacACCTCGCTGCTTTGAGAATCCACCAGCCTGTAGATTTCAACGTATAACAAAGGATCCTGTAGGTCAACAACAATGCCTTGTTCAGAAGGTACACGCCACCGATAACCCCCACGGTGCCTAGAACAAACCAGATCAACGGCTTGTTTGCGAGCCACTTTAGTACACGGGCATCTGTTCTGTACCAAGTGGCTGTTTGGAGGTCTGTGATGTAGGGTTTGAGATTGGTCGAGCTGATGACCTGCACTGTGGGTGACGGCCGCGATGGCTCTCCGTACAGGTAGGCCGCTGTAGCTAGGGAGATGAAGAGCGGTCCTGTTGAGAACATAATCGCAGCGTATGGTAGCAGCCATGCCCAGAATCGCGTTATTCGATGATGGAACGGCAGTCGAGAGATGGCTGATGCAAAGGCAGGGTGCCTTGCGGATGATATCATTATATCGTTGGTGATGCCGGTAGGAAGGGTGGCTTCGAAGAGGGAATTATGCTTCAGCTCGGTTTCGATTTGGTCGATCGGGAAGGGCTGGTGGCAGACAGTGTCCATGTCGAGGTAAATGCCGCCATAGTGATGGAGAACAAAGTATCGTATGGCATCGGCACGTTGGATAGGGAATGGGTAGGTGTCCCAAGTTTCTAGAAACCAAGGGTACTCGGACGACAGAAACTCACGAGCTCGCTTGTCGGTCCAAAGCTGGAATTCAAGTTAGAAGCCGATTTATTTTCACAGGGGGTTGGTCGTGGGCTGTCAAACGTACCTTGTACTCGAAGTCCGAGTACGCTTTGAGACAACTCTGCTGTGACTCGGCCCACATCTCTGGGATCGTCTCGTTCTTGCATGTCTGGTGCAGAATTCGTGGTATCTGCCTTGATGAATGAACATGCTTCGGTTGATCCTGGAGAGTGACATTGACGTGGGCACTAAACATCTCCTTGTTATGACGCAGCAGGGAGAAGAGATCTCGTAGGGAATAGAGCAAGAGACCAAACAGTGCCAAGTCCACTAGAATGAGGCATGTTGTTGTCCATCCCGGTTTTGTGAATCTTGGACGCTTGGTTGGCCACTGTCCAAGACACCCACGTTCCGGTTCTTGGAGTTGGCTTTCTTGGTCTTCTAGTTTTTGATAACCGGCAAAGCGGCCGAAGCAAGGTCTCATTGTGGCTTATCGATCGATCACGATGAGGAaagatggtggtgtttgGAGAACTTCACGTTGCAGCCCGAATGTACGAGctaataggttatataaaatcACTCATCATGAAGCCCAAGTCCGACGGACAACCTCGAAATTACTCTCTGCCCCTGATCCCTAGATAATTTTCGTATCCCTCCTTCGTCCAAAAGTTCCTGAGGAATTCTGCGGGCGAGAAGGACCGCAGAGAGGCCCGATAGTGGCTAGTTTCTGGCCGTGATGGAGGCATTTCTGCTCATCTGGTATACGGGACGCGTAAACTGAGGCGGTGGTGATGGGCTCAAACTTAAGCTGCGGAAAGTTAATACGATGATGGTTGGTCATTTAGCGAAAAAGGGTGTCTGTGCCTCTCGCAATGCATGCCGAAACCCGCGGCCCCATGGGTGAATCTGGCGTTACCTCCTCAAAAAGGCGGTTGGGGACCGCTTGATTTTAATGCTTCTGCCTAGTGAGTACTTACGCGTCTATGCTCCTGGAGGATCAAAAATGGATATTGACGATCGAGACTTCCGGGCTGAAGCGTGGGATGTTGAGAGGCATTGCAAATTATCTTCGACGTAAATTGATTGGTTGCATCGTCAAAGTGAGTGGACACCTACCAAATATAGTTACCTTCCCACCATTGGATCCActgacgaggaagaaacTGACCAATTGTAGCTAGTTTTTCCACCTCATGCTGCACCTCGACTCTTACAGTACTCCGTACCTTACTCCGTACCATGATCCGTAGGAAGTTGTTGTTATCTGATATATTCAACCGGTCAAACTTGATTCCACTTTTGTTAATGGAGGGTAGACTACGTAATTATGCGTTGGCTACTTGCGTGGCCTCAAGATGAGAGGGGATCGATTGGCACATATTTGACTCGGCCTGCTAACTATAGGTAGTTAGCTTTTCCACCTTGTCTGCAGACccttcctgctcctcctccttgagcttggatgCGGCATCACTTGATCATCAACAGGGATATCATCCATTTCGGCATATCGCCGAGATTTGTTCCGAATGTCTCGCTCTCGCGGAGGTTGCTTGAATTGTCGACAACGCCCCTCTTGTGCAGCATGCAACCGTTGACACGTCCAATGTTGGGGCTACTCGACCGAATACTGTTGGATTAACCATGCTGCCGTGCCCAACGGTCCTCGATATGCTGTGTCTACTGCAGTGTGCGACTA contains these protein-coding regions:
- a CDS encoding PSDC domain-containing protein, which translates into the protein MVVQHGDAHYIPKEHRVHKPGAWLPADHRVHREYIRRVSKHADDNPKDLVPVLQEFKDFIEKTPRVYMYFVQMFEEIPQKHPYCNDPTGTPQIRDYEHMLQVLNHILTRAPEWTDAAESVGMVGVPMNAIFDYPMGTPSGYAAFLDPDVNRMIKKVLNEWGKFLQTPESAEVLGNHRLGWFGETGLGDLVEVANAPKKSNLKFEEMYECDPSATHYGFKSWDDFFTRKVRDSARPVASPEDDLVIANCCESRVYNIERDVKLRDRFFAKGQPYSILDMLAHDPLAEKFAGGTIYQAFLSALSYHRWHSPVSGTVRRAFVEEGTYFSEPLFEGVGEPGETEISLAGLSQSQGYLSALATRAIILIEADEPAIGLIAFIGIGMDEVSTCEITVKEGQKIKKGQETGMFHFGGSTHCVLFRKGVKLEGFPEVGRKENVPVRSQLAVVKK
- a CDS encoding Fructose-bisphosphate aldolase — protein: MASTGTLKESNRTLQILEDAVKGKYGVLAAICYNVEHLTALVRAAESKRSPLILLLFPSTLEQLPTMAWAASAAIKSATVPLSLHLDHAQDVSQIKKVVSSLPFDSIMVDMSHYDHEENLSKTAALTKLCHEHGIAVEAESGRINGGEDGIADTGDLEALFTTPEEVEDFLKAGIDILAPSVGNIHGDYPPEGPKLDLERLSSIDKQIRGRALMALHGTNDFSADIMKQCIDAGAVKLNVNKLLLEVWHVHLRENADKPFMQRTDEGIAVLQEEVERWMDICGSSGKA